Proteins encoded in a region of the Kiritimatiellia bacterium genome:
- the dnaX gene encoding DNA polymerase III subunit gamma/tau — protein sequence MPEPQTTHHVTLARKYRPQRFEEVVAQEHVTRTLANAVRSGRLANAYLFVGPRGVGKTTLARIYAKAINCEKGPTAEPCNRCEACLSISEGRCLDVLEFDAASNTQVDRVREIILDNIGFRPAHVRYRVFIVDEVHMLSISSFNALLKTLEEPPPHVKFVFATTEPQKIPPTILSRCQRFDLRRIPVSAISQTLEKIAKAEGVDLEPDAALAIARGAEGGLRDAESVLDQLISFCGNTIRESDVLSVFGLVSWAQMQNLVDAVLSGDAAGIFRLIAEMDAAGKDLMRVSVELLDYIRDLMVVSCTGRLLGESEAAGESSRLDLMRAQASRLDLARLSRIGDILVEVQAQMRYSLSRRTLLELALVRAARTASSVSLEDVLVALESSGSEAEGSTVSAPRSPSETPPTNNSTPMASAPDSIGPTPAGQTERVSALPKESKSASYGADAMDDEASLRLLLAKWPTLLDQLGAVNPAIRSGLKDAHPVAVQGNRVRISFDPEFSESCERVRTPRNQAQIQKAIEKMLRRPVIVEFSIGEPPVETPSTPQPQTVQSSQDAAVRVSRLELVDNPAVRRTIDLFNGDIAEIRE from the coding sequence GTGCCCGAACCGCAGACGACCCATCACGTAACACTAGCCCGCAAGTATCGGCCGCAGCGCTTCGAAGAGGTGGTCGCGCAAGAGCATGTGACGCGGACGCTTGCCAATGCGGTCCGTTCAGGACGCCTGGCGAACGCCTATCTATTTGTCGGGCCGCGCGGCGTGGGCAAAACCACCCTTGCCCGCATTTACGCAAAGGCGATCAATTGTGAGAAGGGGCCGACTGCGGAACCGTGTAACCGGTGCGAGGCCTGCCTTTCGATTTCGGAGGGGCGCTGCCTCGACGTCCTGGAATTCGACGCGGCTTCCAACACGCAGGTCGACCGCGTTCGCGAGATCATCCTCGATAATATCGGATTTCGGCCTGCGCATGTGCGCTACAGGGTCTTCATTGTCGACGAGGTCCATATGCTATCGATCTCGTCGTTCAATGCGTTGCTAAAGACCTTGGAGGAGCCGCCTCCGCATGTGAAATTCGTTTTCGCCACCACCGAGCCCCAGAAAATCCCCCCGACGATTCTTTCCCGATGCCAGCGGTTCGACCTGCGAAGGATCCCGGTCTCCGCGATTTCGCAGACCCTTGAGAAGATTGCGAAGGCGGAGGGGGTAGATCTAGAGCCGGACGCTGCTCTCGCCATCGCGCGCGGCGCGGAAGGGGGGTTGCGAGACGCGGAATCCGTTTTGGACCAGTTGATCTCCTTTTGTGGGAATACGATCCGTGAGTCGGATGTGTTATCCGTATTTGGACTGGTCTCATGGGCGCAGATGCAAAATTTGGTGGACGCAGTCCTTTCCGGCGATGCCGCGGGTATTTTCAGGCTGATCGCGGAGATGGACGCGGCGGGGAAGGATTTGATGCGCGTATCGGTTGAGTTGCTCGACTACATTCGTGACCTGATGGTGGTTTCTTGTACAGGCCGACTGTTGGGCGAGTCGGAGGCCGCGGGCGAAAGTTCTCGGCTGGACCTGATGCGTGCCCAGGCGTCTCGCCTGGACCTCGCACGGCTATCGAGGATCGGCGACATTCTGGTGGAAGTTCAGGCCCAGATGCGTTACTCATTGTCGCGACGCACGTTGCTCGAACTCGCCCTCGTTCGTGCCGCGCGAACCGCCTCCTCAGTTTCCTTGGAGGATGTCCTGGTCGCCCTCGAATCGAGCGGGTCGGAAGCCGAGGGTTCCACAGTCTCGGCGCCTCGTTCGCCGTCCGAAACGCCCCCGACAAACAATTCAACGCCCATGGCATCGGCTCCTGATTCTATAGGGCCCACGCCTGCAGGCCAGACCGAAAGGGTTTCGGCGCTGCCCAAGGAATCCAAGTCGGCGTCATATGGCGCGGATGCAATGGATGACGAAGCATCCCTCCGCCTGTTGTTGGCGAAGTGGCCTACCCTCCTTGATCAACTGGGAGCCGTAAATCCCGCGATTCGCTCCGGGCTGAAGGATGCTCACCCTGTGGCCGTACAGGGCAATCGAGTGCGGATTTCGTTCGATCCGGAGTTCTCTGAGAGTTGTGAACGGGTACGGACGCCTCGAAATCAGGCGCAAATTCAGAAGGCCATCGAGAAGATGTTGCGGCGCCCTGTGATTGTGGAATTTTCGATCGGAGAGCCGCCGGTGGAAACGCCATCCACGCCGCAACCGCAGACCGTGCAGTCGTCACAGGATGCCGCGGTTCGCGTGTCGCGGCTCGAGCTGGTGGATAATCCCGCGGTTCGCCGGACCATTGACCTTTTCAACGGCGACATCGCAGAAATTCGCGAATAA